In one Hypomesus transpacificus isolate Combined female chromosome 18, fHypTra1, whole genome shotgun sequence genomic region, the following are encoded:
- the LOC124480576 gene encoding forkhead box protein P1-B-like isoform X7, producing MMTPPVESLQQQILQQQLLSPQQLQILLQQQKALMLHQQIQELFKKQQDQVSVQLLEQKHSGTSSQEQLAAQQVVLQQQLFQVQQQHLLSLQRQGLLSVLPISPSTTQGCENGTKSSSDGEISSLLQKSQPHSQQSTTNGHHGLNTLKKIDSSLEEFAQNTHPLYGHGMCKWPGCETVFGDFQAFLKHLNSEHTLDDKSTAQCRVQMQVVQQLELQLKKDKERLQAMMAHLKSTEPKPAVQPVNIVPSVSFPQATFPIVPPLMSLSQSATTPSTPLTPLSESSVVTPNSPFGGSPGCRRYSDKHSKPISQDIVPNKEFYLRTEVRPPYTYASLIRQAIFESPHKQLTLNEIYNWFTRTFAYFRRNAATWKNAVRHNLSLHKCFVRLENVKGAVWTVDEIEFHRRRPQKSTGSGSSSLKNIQNSASTAQAPAHLYDPASMGCIPLSALSLVLKEEMKEALCYGAGSQGDSSAEHSPLQATVKAEQEEEEICESFPPESPDSTDEHSPSPGVDHGEEDHSEEAGSPGKQRLQLDHVPSL from the exons ATGATGACCCCTCCAGTCGAGTCTCTACAGCAGCAGatcctccagcagcagctcctcagCCCTCAGCAGCTCCAGATCCTGCTTCAGCAGCAGAAAGCACTCATGTTACACCAG CAAATCCAAGAGCTCTTTAAGAAACAGCAGGACCAAGTCAGTGTCCAGCTTCTAGAACAGAAGCACTCTGGGACCTCCAGTCAAGAG caGCTGGCAGCCCAGCAGGTTGTTCTCCAGCAGCAGCTCTTCCAGGTCCAGCAGCAGCACCTGCTCAGTCTGCAGAGGCAGGGCCTGCTGTCCGTCCTGCCCATCAGCCCCTCCACAACCCAGG GGTGTGAAAATGGCACCAAGTCATCTTCTGATGGAGAGATATCCTCCCTTCTTCAGAAGAGTCAGCCTCACAGCCAGCAGTCCACCACTAATGGACATCATGGGTTGAACACCCTAAAAAAGATTGACAG CTCTCTGGAAGAATTTGCCCAGAACACACATCCTCTCTATGGACATGGCATGTGTAAATGGCCAGGCTGTGAAACTGTCTTTGGAGACTTTCAGGCATTTCTTAA ACACCTGAACAGTGAGCATACGCTGGATGACAAGAGCACCGCACAGTGTCGTGTCCAGATGCAGGTTGTCCAACAGTTGGAATTGCAG ttaaaaaaagacaaagagcGACTACAGGCAATGATGGCTCACCTGAAATCCACTGAACCAAAACCAGCTGTGCAACCA GTGAATATTGTTCCCAGTGTGTCCTTCCCCCAAGCCACATTTCCTATAGTCCCTCCTCTCATGAGCTTGTCTCAGAGTGccaccacaccctccacacccctcacacCCCTGTCAGAGTCGTCTGTGGTCACCCCCAACAGCCCTTTTGGCGGTAGCCCGGGATGCAGACGATACTCAGACAAGCACAGCAAGCCTATAAGTCAAG ATATTGTTCCAAATAAAGAGTTCTACCTTCGCACTGAGGTTAGACCTCCATATACATACGCTTCGCTCATAAGACAG GCAATATTTGAGTCACCTCACAAACAGCTAACACTAAATGAAATCTATAATTGGTTCACACGGACCTTTGCATACTTCAGACGCAATGCAGCTACTTGGAAG AATGCTGTGAGACACAATCTCAGCCTCCACAAGTGTTTTGTGCGTCTAGAGAACGTGAAGGGAGCTGTTTGGACCGTTGATGAAATTGAGTTTCATAGGAGACGGCCTCAGAAATCAACTGGCAGTGG GTCTTCCTCCCTGAAGAACATTCAAAACTCTGCGTCTACTGCTCAA GCTCCAGCTCATCTGTACGACCCAGCCTCTATGGGATGCATCCCTCTCAGTGCCTTGTCCCTGGTGCTGAAGGAGGAGATGAAAGAAGCTCTCTGCTACGGAGCTGGATCCCAGGGTGACAGCAGTGCAGAACACTCTCCTCTGCAAGCCAC TGTCAAAGccgagcaggaagaggaagagatctGTGAGAGCTTTCCGCCTGAATCTCCTGACAGTACAGATGAGCACAGTCCCAGCCCAGGAGTGGACCACGGTGAAGAGGACCACAGTGAAGAAGCTGGCAGTCCAGGGAAGCAAAGACTACAGCTGGACCACGTGCCTTCTCTCTGA